In the Acidovorax sp. A79 genome, one interval contains:
- a CDS encoding dihydrolipoyl dehydrogenase has product MSQPLDTIIIGAGTAGLAALREVRKRTDRYLIVNEGPWGTTCARVGCMPSKALIEAANAFHRRHAFEEFGLRGAQALTADIPAVLRRVRALRDDFVAGVLKATSGLGSAQVSGRALLAGPHAVDIDGTRHATRSIIIATGSRPSVPDEWLAFGDRMLTTDTLFEQPSLGPRIAVIGMGPIGVEISQALARLGLQVAAFTTGDTLAGLSDPALNAELTALLKKDMVLHAGAPAELREVPGGIEVRSGSHRVVVDQVVAAMGRVPNIEHLGLDTLDVPLDKHGMPTVDSRTQQIGSLPVFLAGDANAHVPLLHEAADEGHIAGMNALAETPARFQRRTPLAIVFCDPNVAMVGQRLADMDPVHTITGTASFDDQGRARAAQHNHGRICLHADRATGRLQGAEMCAPQGEHMAHLLALAIQQKLTVHDLLGMPFYHPTLEEGLRTALRDTARQLPGVRASDLAACGAIGAAALE; this is encoded by the coding sequence ATGAGCCAACCGCTCGACACCATCATCATTGGCGCAGGCACGGCCGGCCTGGCCGCCCTGCGCGAGGTGCGCAAACGCACGGACCGCTACCTGATCGTCAACGAAGGGCCCTGGGGCACCACGTGCGCACGGGTAGGCTGCATGCCCTCCAAGGCACTGATCGAGGCGGCCAACGCCTTTCACCGCCGCCACGCATTCGAGGAATTCGGCCTGCGGGGCGCACAGGCCCTGACCGCCGACATACCGGCCGTGCTGCGGCGCGTGCGCGCCCTGCGCGATGATTTCGTGGCGGGCGTTCTGAAGGCCACCAGCGGGCTGGGCAGCGCCCAGGTATCCGGGCGCGCGTTGCTGGCCGGCCCGCACGCGGTGGACATCGACGGCACCCGCCATGCCACGCGCAGCATCATCATCGCCACCGGCTCGCGCCCGAGCGTGCCGGACGAATGGCTGGCGTTTGGCGACCGCATGCTCACCACCGACACCCTGTTCGAGCAGCCCAGCCTCGGCCCCCGCATCGCCGTGATTGGCATGGGCCCCATCGGCGTGGAGATCTCCCAGGCGCTGGCCCGGCTCGGGCTGCAGGTGGCCGCCTTCACCACCGGCGACACACTGGCGGGCCTGAGCGACCCGGCGCTCAACGCCGAACTGACAGCGCTGCTCAAGAAGGACATGGTGCTGCACGCCGGGGCCCCGGCCGAACTGCGGGAAGTGCCCGGCGGCATCGAGGTGCGCAGCGGCTCCCACCGCGTGGTGGTGGACCAGGTCGTCGCCGCCATGGGCCGCGTACCCAATATCGAGCACCTGGGCCTGGACACCCTGGATGTGCCGCTGGACAAGCATGGCATGCCCACGGTGGATTCACGGACCCAGCAGATCGGCAGCCTGCCCGTGTTCCTGGCCGGGGACGCGAACGCCCACGTGCCGCTGCTGCACGAGGCGGCCGACGAAGGCCATATCGCCGGGATGAATGCCCTGGCGGAGACACCTGCGCGCTTTCAGCGCCGCACCCCGCTGGCCATCGTGTTCTGCGATCCCAACGTCGCGATGGTGGGCCAGCGCCTTGCCGACATGGACCCTGTCCACACCATCACGGGCACGGCCAGCTTCGACGACCAGGGCCGGGCCCGGGCAGCCCAGCACAACCATGGGCGCATCTGCCTGCACGCCGACCGGGCCACCGGCCGTCTGCAGGGCGCCGAGATGTGCGCGCCCCAGGGCGAACATATGGCCCACCTGCTTGCATTGGCCATTCAGCAGAAACTGACGGTGCACGACCTGCTGGGCATGCCGTTCTACCACCCCACGCTGGAGGAAGGCTTGCGCACGGCGCTTCGGGACACAGCACGGCAGTTGCCCGGGGTTCGCGCGTCCGACCTGGCGGCGTGCGGAGCCATTGGGGCGGCGGCGCTGGAGTGA
- a CDS encoding YjfB family protein, with amino-acid sequence MDVALTNSIVNTATALASAKTSDALNMVVLKKALDMQATSAATLLDAMQQSMPQPGLATSGTLGTQVNTFA; translated from the coding sequence ATGGACGTCGCCCTCACCAACAGCATCGTCAACACCGCCACCGCGCTGGCCAGTGCCAAGACGTCCGATGCGCTGAACATGGTGGTGCTGAAGAAGGCGCTGGACATGCAGGCCACGTCAGCGGCCACGCTGCTGGATGCCATGCAGCAATCCATGCCCCAGCCAGGGCTGGCCACGTCCGGCACGCTGGGTACCCAGGTCAACACGTTCGCCTGA
- a CDS encoding cation:proton antiporter, which yields MSEALLVPLGFLLVGLLLVVMTLTSSLISRVPLSSAILYLAVGVGIGPWGLGLLVLDPLGDAALLERLTEIAVLISLFTVGLKLELPLRDARWRIPLQLATVSMLLTVGAIAAVGVWLLRLPLGVSVLLGAILAPTDPVLASDVQVADPQDRDRLRFGLTGEGGLNDGTAFPLVMLGLGLMSLHDLGEGGWRWWAVDVLWAVAGGVGIGFALGAVVGRAILYLRMRHREMLGPDEFMVLGLIALAYGTALLCHAYGFLAVFAAGLALRRVAAQPAGPAPTLAEVEGATEVGHMEPAQAPGHMMQAVERFNAQLERIAEVAVVLVVGALLTVVNFDAEVLWFVPLLLFAIRPLAVYAGLVGARVKRSQRRLIAWFGIRGIGSVYYLMYAITHGLHPVIAQRLLAITLAVVVASVLLHGISVTPLMRRYEKRKEARRVAED from the coding sequence ATGAGCGAAGCCCTGCTTGTCCCGCTGGGCTTCCTGCTGGTGGGCCTGCTCCTGGTGGTGATGACACTGACGAGTTCGCTGATCTCGCGCGTACCGCTCAGCTCGGCCATCCTTTACCTGGCCGTGGGCGTGGGCATCGGCCCCTGGGGGCTGGGCCTGCTGGTGCTGGACCCGCTGGGCGATGCGGCGCTGCTGGAGCGGCTCACCGAGATCGCCGTGCTGATTTCGCTCTTCACCGTGGGCCTGAAGCTGGAGCTGCCGCTGCGCGATGCGCGCTGGCGCATCCCGCTGCAGCTGGCCACGGTCTCCATGCTGCTGACGGTGGGGGCCATCGCGGCCGTGGGCGTGTGGCTGCTGCGGCTGCCGCTGGGGGTGTCGGTGTTGCTGGGGGCCATCCTCGCCCCGACCGACCCCGTGCTCGCGTCGGACGTGCAGGTGGCCGACCCCCAGGACCGCGACCGCCTGCGCTTTGGCCTGACGGGCGAGGGCGGGCTCAATGACGGCACCGCGTTTCCCCTGGTGATGCTCGGCCTCGGGCTGATGTCCCTGCATGACCTGGGCGAGGGGGGATGGCGCTGGTGGGCGGTGGACGTGCTCTGGGCCGTGGCGGGGGGCGTGGGCATCGGCTTCGCGCTGGGCGCGGTGGTGGGCCGGGCCATCCTGTACCTGCGCATGCGCCACCGCGAGATGCTGGGGCCGGACGAGTTCATGGTGCTGGGCCTCATCGCGCTGGCCTATGGCACGGCCCTGCTGTGCCATGCCTACGGGTTTCTGGCCGTCTTCGCCGCCGGGCTGGCGCTGCGGCGCGTGGCGGCGCAGCCCGCCGGCCCTGCGCCGACGTTGGCGGAGGTGGAGGGCGCCACGGAAGTCGGGCACATGGAGCCCGCGCAGGCGCCGGGCCACATGATGCAGGCGGTCGAGCGGTTCAACGCCCAGCTCGAGCGCATCGCCGAAGTCGCCGTGGTGCTGGTGGTGGGCGCCCTGCTCACCGTGGTGAACTTTGATGCCGAGGTGCTGTGGTTCGTCCCCCTGCTGCTGTTCGCCATCCGCCCCTTGGCGGTCTACGCCGGTTTGGTGGGGGCCCGGGTGAAGCGCTCCCAGCGCCGCCTCATCGCGTGGTTTGGCATCCGCGGCATCGGCTCCGTGTACTACCTCATGTACGCCATCACGCACGGCCTGCACCCGGTGATCGCGCAGCGCCTGCTGGCGATCACGCTGGCGGTGGTGGTGGCCTCGGTGCTGCTGCACGGCATCTCGGTCACGCCGCTGATGCGGCGCTACGAGAAGCGCAAGGAGGCCAGGCGGGTGGCCGAGGACTGA
- a CDS encoding phytanoyl-CoA dioxygenase family protein: protein MSAAAAPTPLPHPLPPDAETGALRVPHLKRCWARWMAARRGLAQGSHGEGHRTQIVLAALGVGLEQTMQYVLREAPEFAAFEDWIVRTAGAPDATTVARIQALVDGGPAPEAALQLHARIDAMEPVLNAEDLAHWDEHGYVVVRAAVPPHDSAAAAHAVWDAVRADPADTASWYAHAPRNTMVQLFQHPAFEANRRSLRIHKAFAQLWGTADLWRSTDRCGFNPPERAGYPYGGQGMHWDVSLHQPIPFATQGILYLTDTPPEQGALTLVPGFHRRVGGWLEHLPAGADPRQQDLHALGATPIGAHAGDLVIWHQALPHGPSPNRGAGPRLVQYINMAPAHVPSHATWI from the coding sequence ATGTCCGCCGCTGCCGCCCCCACGCCCCTGCCCCACCCACTGCCGCCAGACGCGGAGACGGGCGCCTTGCGGGTCCCCCACCTCAAGCGCTGCTGGGCCCGCTGGATGGCCGCCCGCAGGGGCCTGGCGCAGGGCTCCCACGGGGAAGGCCACCGCACGCAGATCGTGCTGGCCGCGCTGGGGGTGGGGCTGGAGCAGACCATGCAGTACGTGCTGCGCGAGGCCCCGGAGTTCGCCGCCTTCGAGGACTGGATCGTGCGCACAGCGGGCGCGCCCGATGCAACCACCGTGGCGCGGATTCAAGCCCTTGTGGATGGCGGCCCGGCGCCCGAAGCGGCCTTGCAGCTGCATGCCCGGATCGACGCGATGGAGCCCGTGCTGAATGCGGAGGACCTTGCGCATTGGGACGAGCATGGCTACGTGGTGGTGCGCGCTGCCGTGCCGCCGCACGACAGCGCCGCCGCGGCGCACGCCGTGTGGGACGCGGTGCGCGCCGATCCCGCCGATACGGCGTCGTGGTATGCCCACGCCCCGCGCAACACCATGGTCCAGCTGTTCCAGCACCCCGCCTTCGAGGCCAACCGGCGCTCCCTGCGCATCCACAAGGCCTTTGCCCAGCTGTGGGGCACGGCGGACCTGTGGCGCAGCACGGACCGCTGCGGGTTCAATCCACCCGAACGCGCGGGCTACCCCTATGGCGGCCAGGGCATGCATTGGGATGTGAGCCTGCACCAGCCCATCCCCTTCGCCACCCAGGGCATCCTGTACCTGACCGACACGCCCCCCGAACAGGGCGCCCTCACCCTGGTGCCGGGTTTTCACCGCCGGGTGGGCGGCTGGCTGGAGCACCTGCCCGCCGGCGCCGACCCGCGCCAGCAGGACCTGCACGCGCTGGGCGCCACGCCCATCGGCGCCCACGCGGGCGACCTGGTGATCTGGCACCAGGCCCTGCCCCATGGCCCCAGCCCGAACCGGGGCGCGGGGCCCCGCCTGGTGCAGTACATCAACATGGCCCCCGCCCACGTCCCCAGCCACGCCACCTGGATCTGA
- a CDS encoding amidase, with product MTTPHNALVELTANELRHRIGTREVSPVELLDACMARIEAVNPHVNAITATCYDRARAEAQAAEQAVLRGEPLGLLHGLPLGVKDLEATAGLLTTYGSEIYRGNVPAEDNVLVARLRAAGAIVTGKTNIPEMGAGANSRNTVWGATGNPFNPNLNAGGSSGGSAAALACDMLPVCTGSDTGGSLRIPASICGVVGFRPSPGVVPSSRKLLGWTPISVVGPMGRTVEEACLQLAATAGMSAGDPLSYPLDPMSFLLPEAVDLSRLRVAYTEDLGACAVDNGIRAVFRRKVQAMKHLFASCDAIDIDLGDVHRCFDVLRAEAFVASTREAYERDPASLGPNTRANYEMGAAMTLLDSAWAQAEQTRILARFQKLYEQYDLILAPTTPVSPFAWTQLFASHINGEPQANYYRWLALTYVTTLTTHPALSLPCGLDDEGLPFGLQIVGRFRADRHTLGVGHALEQAFKGIGGLARPRPDIARLMQTRAEPALTSIVTGAPDPRDARSLPRDDRTASAAQVSAV from the coding sequence ATGACCACTCCACACAACGCCCTGGTCGAGCTGACCGCCAATGAACTGCGCCACCGCATCGGCACGCGCGAGGTCTCGCCCGTCGAGCTGCTCGACGCCTGCATGGCGCGCATCGAGGCCGTCAACCCGCATGTGAATGCCATCACCGCCACCTGCTACGACCGCGCCCGCGCCGAGGCCCAGGCCGCCGAGCAGGCGGTGCTGCGCGGCGAACCGCTGGGCCTGCTGCACGGCCTGCCGCTGGGCGTGAAGGACCTGGAAGCCACGGCCGGGCTGCTGACCACCTATGGCTCGGAGATCTACCGCGGCAATGTCCCGGCAGAGGACAACGTGCTGGTGGCGCGCCTGCGCGCGGCGGGCGCCATCGTCACCGGCAAGACCAACATCCCCGAGATGGGCGCCGGTGCCAACTCGCGCAACACCGTGTGGGGCGCCACCGGCAATCCGTTCAACCCCAACCTGAACGCCGGAGGCTCGTCGGGCGGCTCTGCCGCCGCGCTGGCGTGCGACATGCTGCCGGTGTGCACGGGGTCGGACACGGGCGGCTCGCTGCGCATTCCAGCTTCTATCTGTGGCGTGGTGGGCTTCCGGCCGTCGCCCGGCGTGGTGCCCAGCTCGCGCAAGCTGCTGGGCTGGACGCCGATTTCGGTGGTGGGCCCCATGGGCCGTACGGTAGAAGAGGCCTGCCTGCAACTGGCTGCCACGGCGGGTATGTCGGCGGGCGACCCGCTGAGCTACCCGCTGGACCCGATGAGTTTTTTGTTGCCCGAAGCGGTGGACCTGAGCCGCCTGCGCGTGGCGTACACCGAAGATCTTGGCGCCTGCGCCGTGGACAACGGCATCCGCGCCGTGTTCCGCCGGAAGGTGCAGGCCATGAAGCACCTGTTTGCCAGCTGCGATGCCATCGACATCGACCTGGGTGACGTGCACCGCTGCTTTGACGTGCTGCGCGCCGAAGCCTTTGTGGCCAGCACGCGCGAAGCCTACGAGCGCGACCCCGCCAGCCTGGGCCCGAACACCCGCGCCAACTACGAGATGGGCGCCGCCATGACGCTGCTGGACAGCGCCTGGGCGCAGGCCGAGCAGACGCGCATCCTGGCGCGGTTCCAGAAGCTGTATGAGCAGTACGACCTGATCCTGGCACCCACCACACCCGTGTCGCCCTTCGCCTGGACCCAGCTGTTTGCCAGCCACATCAACGGCGAGCCGCAGGCCAACTACTACCGCTGGCTGGCGCTGACCTATGTGACCACGCTCACCACCCACCCCGCGCTCAGCCTGCCGTGCGGGCTGGACGACGAGGGTTTGCCGTTTGGCCTGCAGATCGTCGGGCGCTTCCGTGCCGACCGCCACACGCTGGGCGTGGGCCATGCGCTGGAGCAGGCGTTCAAGGGCATCGGCGGGCTGGCCCGCCCCCGGCCTGACATCGCCAGGCTGATGCAAACACGTGCCGAGCCCGCGCTGACCTCCATCGTGACTGGCGCGCCCGACCCGCGCGACGCCCGCAGCCTGCCGCGTGATGACCGCACCGCCTCGGCGGCTCAGGTGTCAGCGGTGTAA
- a CDS encoding TetR/AcrR family transcriptional regulator — protein sequence MTEAHRRQKQPELIRSQLLAVVRELLVWEGPHAVTLDAVAQRAHVTKGGLQHHYRSKQALLDALSDQLFEEFEQCFAKALDQEEDTPGRHARAYIRTCFDSGSDSRQVETQRAIGLLALTSAPCRQRWHAAMAAALKADGDDPHTANVLLACRLAGDGFWFAQMLDVYALDQPRKAAILDILLSLCQGGRP from the coding sequence ATGACCGAAGCACATCGCCGCCAAAAACAGCCTGAACTGATCCGCAGCCAATTGCTGGCCGTGGTCCGGGAACTCCTGGTGTGGGAGGGCCCCCACGCCGTCACGCTCGATGCCGTGGCCCAGCGGGCCCACGTGACCAAGGGCGGGCTCCAGCACCACTACCGCAGCAAGCAGGCCCTGCTGGATGCGCTGTCGGACCAGCTCTTCGAGGAGTTTGAACAGTGTTTTGCGAAAGCGCTGGACCAGGAAGAGGACACGCCCGGGCGCCATGCGCGTGCCTACATCAGGACCTGCTTTGACAGCGGCTCGGACAGCCGCCAGGTGGAGACGCAGCGGGCGATCGGCCTGCTGGCCCTGACGTCCGCGCCGTGCCGCCAGCGGTGGCATGCCGCGATGGCGGCGGCACTGAAGGCCGACGGCGACGATCCCCACACGGCCAATGTGCTGCTGGCCTGCCGCCTGGCGGGAGACGGGTTCTGGTTCGCGCAGATGCTCGATGTCTACGCACTCGACCAGCCGCGCAAGGCCGCCATCCTGGACATCCTCCTGTCCCTGTGCCAAGGAGGCCGGCCATGA
- a CDS encoding NAD(P)/FAD-dependent oxidoreductase — MQSADTIVIGAGIAGASVAWQLVQERVGGQGASVLLLERESQPGYHTTGRSAALYMATYGTPNIQALTRASRAFYDAPPPEFGTDPILSSRGVVYVAGPDQLDMLKQAYDEAHAISPNVEWVDQAALLAQLPCLKPEAVAAGMSEPEASDIDVHALHQGYLRGLRQRGGQVLTNAEVTALERQGDGWQVTLADGRALRATTIINAAGAWADVVAGLAGVPPIGLEPRRRTAFTFAVPEGMDATHWPAVIGIDESFYFKPDAGQLLGSPANADPTHPHDVVPEELDVATGIYHIEEKTIFQIRRPSHTWAGLRSFVPDGDMVIGWDNHVSGFFWLAGQGGYGIQSAAGASLLARQLLRGEPLAEELVREGVAPQGLSPARLR, encoded by the coding sequence ATGCAATCAGCGGACACCATCGTCATTGGCGCGGGCATCGCGGGCGCCTCGGTGGCGTGGCAGCTTGTACAGGAGCGCGTCGGGGGGCAGGGCGCCAGCGTGCTGCTGCTCGAGCGCGAATCGCAGCCCGGCTACCACACCACCGGCCGCTCGGCGGCCCTGTACATGGCCACCTACGGCACGCCCAACATCCAGGCGCTGACCCGGGCGAGCCGCGCGTTTTACGACGCGCCGCCGCCCGAGTTTGGAACTGACCCCATCCTCTCGTCCCGTGGCGTGGTCTATGTGGCGGGGCCGGACCAGCTCGACATGCTGAAACAGGCCTACGACGAAGCCCACGCCATCTCGCCCAATGTGGAATGGGTGGACCAGGCCGCACTGCTGGCCCAGCTGCCATGCCTGAAGCCCGAAGCCGTGGCCGCCGGCATGAGCGAGCCCGAAGCTTCCGACATCGATGTGCACGCGCTGCACCAGGGCTACCTGCGTGGCCTGCGCCAGCGTGGCGGCCAGGTGCTGACGAATGCCGAGGTCACGGCCCTGGAGCGCCAGGGCGATGGCTGGCAGGTGACGCTCGCCGATGGCCGGGCGCTGCGGGCCACCACCATCATCAACGCCGCGGGCGCCTGGGCCGACGTGGTGGCGGGCCTGGCCGGCGTGCCACCCATCGGCTTGGAGCCGCGCCGCCGCACCGCCTTCACCTTCGCCGTGCCCGAAGGCATGGACGCGACCCACTGGCCCGCCGTGATCGGTATCGACGAGAGCTTCTACTTCAAGCCCGACGCAGGCCAGTTGCTGGGCTCCCCCGCCAACGCCGACCCGACACATCCCCACGACGTGGTGCCCGAGGAACTGGACGTGGCCACGGGGATTTATCACATCGAGGAAAAAACGATCTTCCAGATCCGCCGCCCCTCCCACACCTGGGCAGGCCTGCGCTCATTCGTGCCCGACGGTGACATGGTGATAGGCTGGGACAACCATGTGTCCGGCTTTTTCTGGCTGGCGGGGCAGGGCGGGTATGGGATTCAGAGCGCGGCGGGCGCCTCGTTGCTGGCGCGGCAGCTGCTGCGCGGCGAGCCACTGGCGGAAGAACTGGTGCGCGAGGGGGTGGCGCCGCAAGGGCTGTCGCCTGCACGGCTGCGATAG
- a CDS encoding pentapeptide repeat-containing protein has product MHFEQCDFDGLDLAGLPLRGAQFIGCSFLGTSLDKADLGGTRWLDCRAGQAQFRLADLTEARFHRCDLNNTSWDRANLASARFAEVKLTGAHFREAGTLGLGFHDSLLVGADLRGVSFRKQTVEQLDLSDADLAGCDFRDAVFEGGSLRDAHLKNARFDGADLRSVDLGGLRIAHLAQSFKGAIISADQAGVLVSELGIRVV; this is encoded by the coding sequence TTGCACTTTGAGCAATGCGACTTCGACGGGCTGGACCTGGCGGGCCTGCCGCTGCGCGGCGCCCAGTTCATTGGCTGTTCGTTCCTCGGGACCTCCCTGGACAAGGCGGATCTTGGCGGCACACGCTGGCTGGACTGCCGGGCAGGGCAGGCGCAGTTCCGCCTGGCGGACCTCACCGAGGCGCGCTTTCACCGCTGCGACCTGAACAACACCTCCTGGGACCGCGCCAACCTGGCCTCGGCACGGTTCGCCGAAGTCAAGCTCACCGGCGCGCATTTTCGCGAGGCCGGCACGCTGGGGCTGGGTTTTCACGATTCGCTGCTGGTGGGGGCCGACCTGCGCGGCGTCTCGTTTCGCAAGCAGACGGTGGAGCAGCTGGACCTGTCGGATGCCGATCTGGCCGGGTGCGATTTTCGGGATGCTGTGTTCGAAGGCGGAAGCCTGCGCGATGCGCACCTGAAGAACGCGCGCTTTGATGGCGCGGACCTGCGGTCGGTCGACCTGGGCGGGCTGCGCATCGCGCACCTGGCGCAGTCTTTCAAGGGCGCCATCATCTCGGCCGACCAGGCGGGGGTGCTGGTCAGCGAGCTGGGCATCCGGGTGGTGTGA
- a CDS encoding type II toxin-antitoxin system HipA family toxin, which translates to MSTSIRYLRLYLHRPALADGAAGGREAIGYLSQYGDILRVSFDESYIRNPQRPALSLSFQGADEAATQQILASARDARLVRTDGRWPVYFQNLLPEGHNRERLARERGCSPDDEFELLAAAGHDLMGALEVEPVPSQDGIPDVVRHWHTTQGLDVLEPGFVEFPVEDAASLPGVVTKFSAVLDGRRYTVRRQGAAGSVILKLPTTAHPDLVANEFAGYQLCKALGLHCADARVITRAEADLPGTVPFNEILAVQRFDHLPGGARVHMEEFNQVLGYTPRQKYGKGILQDWSTMLRVLNRLSRQPVQDTREFLARMVAFILMGNTDAHLKNWALVYPDGRVPQLAPVYDPVCVAAFFEGVPEGQYAMNRSIDRALRAFSWDDMEGLMKSAGLLRVPRHLALLRDTVARAREQWPRLIADAPDSLRAAVNQRLAGGVALAR; encoded by the coding sequence ATGAGCACCTCCATCCGCTACCTGCGCCTGTACCTGCACCGCCCCGCCCTGGCAGACGGCGCGGCGGGCGGGCGCGAGGCGATTGGCTACCTTTCGCAGTACGGCGACATCCTGCGCGTGTCGTTTGACGAGAGCTACATCCGCAACCCGCAGCGCCCCGCCCTGTCGCTCAGCTTTCAGGGTGCCGACGAGGCAGCCACGCAGCAGATCCTGGCGTCGGCGCGGGATGCACGGCTGGTGCGCACCGACGGGCGCTGGCCCGTGTATTTTCAGAACCTGCTGCCTGAGGGCCACAACCGCGAGCGGCTGGCGCGCGAGCGCGGCTGCAGCCCCGACGACGAGTTCGAACTGCTGGCCGCCGCGGGCCACGACCTGATGGGCGCGCTGGAGGTGGAGCCCGTGCCCTCGCAAGACGGCATCCCCGACGTGGTGCGGCACTGGCACACCACGCAAGGGCTGGACGTGCTGGAGCCGGGCTTTGTCGAGTTCCCGGTGGAAGACGCCGCATCGCTGCCCGGCGTGGTCACCAAGTTCAGCGCGGTGCTGGACGGCCGCCGCTACACCGTGCGCCGCCAGGGCGCGGCCGGCAGCGTGATCCTCAAGCTGCCCACCACCGCGCACCCCGACCTGGTGGCCAACGAGTTCGCCGGCTACCAGCTGTGCAAGGCGCTGGGCCTGCACTGCGCCGATGCACGCGTCATCACCCGCGCCGAGGCCGACCTGCCGGGCACCGTGCCCTTCAACGAGATATTGGCCGTGCAGCGCTTTGACCACCTGCCCGGCGGCGCCCGCGTGCACATGGAGGAGTTCAACCAGGTGCTGGGCTACACCCCGCGGCAAAAGTACGGCAAGGGCATCCTGCAGGACTGGTCCACCATGCTGCGCGTGCTCAACCGCCTGAGCCGCCAGCCGGTGCAAGACACACGCGAGTTCCTGGCGCGCATGGTGGCGTTCATCCTCATGGGCAACACCGATGCGCACCTGAAGAACTGGGCGCTGGTCTACCCCGACGGGCGCGTGCCGCAACTGGCGCCGGTGTACGACCCGGTGTGCGTGGCCGCGTTCTTCGAGGGCGTGCCCGAGGGCCAGTACGCGATGAACCGCTCCATCGACCGCGCGCTGCGCGCGTTCAGCTGGGACGACATGGAAGGCCTCATGAAGTCGGCCGGACTGCTGCGCGTACCGCGCCACCTGGCGCTCCTGCGCGACACGGTGGCGCGGGCCCGGGAGCAATGGCCCCGCCTGATCGCGGATGCACCCGATTCCCTGCGGGCCGCCGTCAACCAGCGGCTTGCCGGGGGCGTGGCCCTGGCACGTTGA
- a CDS encoding YigZ family protein: MPHTLAAPAHSELVIKKSRFIGCVQPMADRASAQAAVDALWKQHPGAAHICWALLAGGQSAAVDDGEPGGTAGRPMLDVLRHQDLEGVLATVVRYFGGVKLGAGGLVRAYTDTVAQALLTAPKVTLQRMTTLQCLVPYALEGLLRREIDLAGAELSEVRHGSLVTVQLRLPEARAAAFVQRINDCGQGRVGWTEPAA, encoded by the coding sequence ATGCCCCACACTCTGGCCGCGCCCGCGCACAGCGAACTTGTCATCAAGAAAAGCCGGTTCATCGGCTGCGTGCAGCCCATGGCCGACCGCGCCAGCGCGCAGGCCGCGGTGGATGCGCTGTGGAAGCAGCACCCTGGTGCCGCGCACATCTGCTGGGCCCTGCTGGCGGGCGGCCAGTCGGCGGCGGTGGATGACGGCGAACCCGGGGGCACGGCCGGGCGGCCCATGCTCGACGTGCTGCGCCACCAGGACCTGGAGGGGGTGCTGGCCACGGTGGTGCGCTACTTTGGCGGCGTGAAGCTGGGAGCGGGCGGCCTCGTGCGCGCCTACACCGACACGGTGGCCCAGGCACTGCTCACCGCCCCCAAGGTCACGCTGCAGCGCATGACAACCCTGCAGTGCCTGGTGCCCTACGCCCTGGAAGGCCTGCTGCGCCGCGAAATCGACCTGGCCGGGGCCGAACTGTCAGAGGTGCGGCATGGCAGCCTGGTCACCGTGCAGCTGCGCCTGCCCGAAGCGCGGGCCGCGGCCTTCGTGCAGCGCATCAACGACTGCGGCCAGGGCCGCGTGGGCTGGACAGAGCCCGCGGCCTGA
- a CDS encoding helix-turn-helix domain-containing protein: protein MNNDLIQSLAIARKAGKLTQAELAERAGLSRMTVQRTEGGDLDPRYSTLAEMARVLGMDIIAVPSSLRPSLEAFIQSGGKFLGQPAGVDAPPSVVDSLSRAG from the coding sequence ATGAACAACGATCTCATTCAGAGCCTGGCCATCGCCCGCAAAGCCGGCAAGCTCACCCAGGCCGAACTCGCCGAGCGCGCGGGCCTCTCCCGCATGACCGTCCAGCGCACCGAAGGTGGCGACCTGGACCCGCGCTACTCCACCCTGGCCGAGATGGCTCGCGTGCTGGGCATGGACATCATTGCCGTGCCCAGCAGCCTGCGGCCCAGCCTGGAGGCGTTCATCCAGTCGGGCGGCAAGTTCCTGGGCCAGCCCGCGGGAGTGGACGCGCCGCCGTCGGTGGTGGACAGCCTGAGCCGCGCCGGCTGA
- a CDS encoding SMR family transporter → MTWSTSAGTYLILGAAILLEVLGTTALKASEGFTRLVPSTVTAVAYMASFYLLSLALKTLPMGIAYAVWSGVGIVLISTVGWVYYGQRLDLPAVIGLGLIVAGVLVVNLFSHSVGH, encoded by the coding sequence ATGACCTGGAGCACGTCCGCGGGCACCTATCTGATCCTGGGCGCCGCCATCTTGCTGGAGGTGCTGGGCACCACGGCACTGAAGGCCTCCGAGGGATTCACCCGGCTGGTGCCGAGCACGGTCACCGCGGTGGCCTACATGGCGTCGTTCTACCTGCTCTCGCTGGCGCTCAAGACGCTGCCGATGGGCATTGCCTATGCGGTCTGGTCCGGTGTGGGCATCGTGCTGATCTCCACCGTGGGCTGGGTGTACTACGGCCAGCGCCTGGATCTGCCGGCCGTGATCGGGTTGGGCCTGATCGTGGCGGGTGTCCTGGTGGTGAACCTGTTTTCCCACAGCGTGGGCCACTAA